Sequence from the Acropora muricata isolate sample 2 chromosome 10, ASM3666990v1, whole genome shotgun sequence genome:
TCGTGACACACAGCTGAAAGGGCTTCGGTGCTAAAATTGAACGAGCAATGGGTTCGACTGGTGCCTCCAAATCTGCTTTGGGAGACCCAGGGGGAAGGCTCAAGTTAAACTGCTGTAGCACTTGCCCAAGGAAGAGAAAAATTTCGATTCTGGCCAACGTCTGACCCATGCAGGCTCTTAGACCGCCGCCAAAGGGAAGAAAACTGAAGTTGGCAGGGCAAATGAAACTGTCATCCTCAGGATTCAGGAACCGCGTGGGATCAAAGGAACCTGGGTCTCGCCAATGCTTTGGGCTGTGGTGAATAGATCTGATATCGACAATTACTTGAGAATTCTCTGGAATATCATAATTTCCAAGGGTGGTGTCTTCTCGAACTTTACGGGGAAGACTGAAGTAGGCAAAAGAACCATGACGCATGATTTCTGCGATCGTGGCTTCAAAATATGGTAAACTGCTTTTATCTTTGAACCTTATTTTACAGTCGGGCCCAATAACATCATCTAGCTCTTGCTGTATTCTTGCTTGGACCTCTGGGAACGCAGCCAAGTAAAGAAACGACCAAGTCAAAAAAAGGGAGGTGATGTCCGAGCCAGCAACAAAGATATCACCGATGGCGTTTTTCAAACACTGCTCATTCAAAATTCCCTTGGTTTTCGAATCTTCTTTGTGATCATCGTGCAGAGCTTTAATAAGTGCATCTGTGATGTCTCGAATTACTCCTTCTTTATAGGTCTCCTTTCTTTCCTGAAGTTTTGACGTCAATAATTTCTTTTTGAGGAAGGTGGTGTTCTTGATGCGTGAGTGAATTTCCCCAGGAAGAAACTTCATGATGGGGAAGGTTTCCAAGAGGTCGGCAGCCCCAGTCAGGTGCATTACTCCGTCGACCAGATCGGTACATTCCTTGAAATGTTTGTCATCTTTGGCGTATCGGTAACTGAATAAACAAGAGAAAATCACATTGGAGACCGCAATGCTGATCAGTTTCCTTAGGTCTAATGGAACTCCTTGAGTCTGGTCCAACTGAATGCACAGCTCGTCGACCTCTCGGTAAACTTTATTTTCCAGATCTTCAATCCCGCTGCCATACATCTTAAGTGCCGAATGCGATACTTTTCGCAAAAGCCTCCATGTAGCCCCGTAGTCTTCAAATACTAGACCTGGTTGAAATTCATACCAGCAAGACATGACATAGGAAGTTGGTCTTCCAGCGAAAACG
This genomic interval carries:
- the LOC136931219 gene encoding steroid 17-alpha-hydroxylase/17,20 lyase-like, translated to MFMEALFVVLIIGVLCFFVMHRWSRVRNLPPGPRPLPVIGNLLEMKKFNHVTMAAWAKQYGGIYMLTVLGKKVFIVTDIELAREALLRQGNVFAGRPTSYVMSCWYEFQPGLVFEDYGATWRLLRKVSHSALKMYGSGIEDLENKVYREVDELCIQLDQTQGVPLDLRKLISIAVSNVIFSCLFSYRYAKDDKHFKECTDLVDGVMHLTGAADLLETFPIMKFLPGEIHSRIKNTTFLKKKLLTSKLQERKETYKEGVIRDITDALIKALHDDHKEDSKTKGILNEQCLKNAIGDIFVAGSDITSLFLTWSFLYLAAFPEVQARIQQELDDVIGPDCKIRFKDKSSLPYFEATIAEIMRHGSFAYFSLPRKVREDTTLGNYDIPENSQVIVDIRSIHHSPKHWRDPGSFDPTRFLNPEDDSFICPANFSFLPFGGGLRACMGQTLARIEIFLFLGQVLQQFNLSLPPGSPKADLEAPVEPIARSILAPKPFQLCVTKRVQ